The Lysobacter enzymogenes genome window below encodes:
- a CDS encoding SPOR domain-containing protein, with protein sequence MEPALKQRLIGALVLIALAVIFLPMLIKGPAPESGASDVPLTLPDQPQGGQIETRELPLVTPGDAPSSGMVGMERPQPEPNAATPAGDGQTLPTVDTAAGRPGMRPAATAGGDYAVSFGSYASAGDAERVIAALQAARLPGYQETAAGANGRTVYRVRIGPFATQADAEAARLNSSKVRNDVSAKVVVLNADAADLASGPAPSKPAALPPEASKPAPLPPEPLKPAKPEPAKPVAAKPAETKPVKPVEPPKPAETKPVAAAKPEPAKPEPAKPAPAKPEPAKPAAAGTGFAVQLGAFGNAEEANKLRDRARAAGFSAFVEQVRTDKGTLNRVRIGPVVNRADADKLKGQVAAKLGIGDALVKPHP encoded by the coding sequence ATGGAACCTGCCCTGAAACAGCGATTGATCGGTGCGTTGGTGTTGATCGCACTGGCGGTGATCTTCCTGCCCATGCTGATCAAGGGCCCGGCGCCCGAAAGCGGCGCCTCCGACGTTCCGCTGACCCTGCCCGACCAGCCGCAGGGCGGCCAGATCGAAACCCGCGAGCTGCCCCTGGTGACGCCGGGCGACGCGCCTTCGAGCGGCATGGTCGGCATGGAGCGTCCGCAGCCGGAGCCCAATGCCGCCACGCCGGCCGGCGACGGCCAGACCCTGCCGACGGTGGACACCGCCGCCGGCCGCCCGGGCATGCGGCCCGCCGCCACCGCCGGCGGCGATTACGCGGTGAGCTTCGGCAGCTACGCCAGCGCCGGCGACGCCGAGCGGGTCATCGCCGCGCTGCAGGCCGCGCGCCTGCCGGGGTATCAGGAAACCGCGGCAGGCGCCAACGGCCGCACCGTCTACCGCGTGCGCATCGGTCCGTTCGCGACCCAGGCCGACGCCGAGGCCGCGCGCTTGAATTCGAGCAAGGTGCGCAACGACGTCAGCGCCAAGGTCGTCGTGCTCAATGCCGACGCCGCCGATCTGGCGTCCGGCCCGGCGCCCAGCAAGCCTGCGGCGCTGCCGCCGGAAGCGAGCAAGCCTGCGCCGCTGCCGCCTGAACCTCTCAAGCCCGCGAAGCCCGAGCCGGCCAAGCCGGTCGCGGCCAAGCCCGCCGAAACCAAGCCCGTCAAGCCGGTGGAGCCGCCGAAGCCGGCCGAGACCAAGCCGGTCGCCGCGGCCAAGCCCGAACCCGCCAAGCCGGAACCGGCCAAGCCCGCGCCCGCCAAGCCCGAACCGGCCAAGCCCGCCGCCGCCGGCACCGGCTTCGCCGTGCAGCTCGGCGCCTTCGGCAACGCCGAGGAAGCCAACAAACTGCGCGACCGCGCCCGTGCGGCCGGTTTCAGCGCATTCGTCGAACAGGTCCGCACCGACAAGGGCACGCTCAACCGCGTGCGCATCGGTCCGGTGGTCAATCGCGCCGACGCCGACAAGCTCAAGGGCCAGGTCGCGGCCAAGCTCGGCATCGGCGACGCGCTGGTCAAACCGCATCCGTGA
- a CDS encoding CvpA family protein has protein sequence MTALDWGLLVIVALSALLGMARGLIGVAVSLAAWLLAGLGAFLFGGDVARGLSDSGASWGGYLGGYTLCFAAIWVGVSILGWVIRTVAHSYGMSEMDRLMGLGLGTLRGLIFACALLVVLGLTTLPRGPTWRNSSLASVLMPGAQLMRSALPDTIAHKVDLEGRGGSLQETVQAEAGHLEKNLKGKVGATGGSLPGGFGGLPNPLDALAGASAGGGGGDQGVGAGGDPAQVLPDALPEPQAQSRGGDPAGGLGGLTGLLPGAMRDLLPKQAPAGRGDAAPAPRGVEGRRIRDDGGAVDASQDDKHVR, from the coding sequence ATGACGGCTCTGGACTGGGGCTTGCTGGTGATCGTGGCGCTGTCGGCGCTGCTCGGCATGGCGCGCGGCCTGATCGGCGTGGCGGTGTCGCTGGCGGCGTGGCTGCTGGCCGGGCTCGGCGCGTTCCTGTTCGGCGGCGACGTCGCCCGCGGGCTCAGCGACAGCGGCGCCAGCTGGGGCGGCTACCTCGGCGGCTATACGCTGTGCTTCGCCGCGATCTGGGTCGGGGTCAGCATCCTCGGCTGGGTGATCCGCACCGTCGCCCATTCCTACGGCATGTCCGAGATGGACCGGCTGATGGGCCTGGGCCTGGGCACCCTGCGCGGGCTGATCTTCGCCTGCGCGCTGCTGGTGGTGCTGGGCCTGACCACGCTGCCGCGCGGGCCGACCTGGCGCAATTCCAGCCTCGCCTCGGTGCTGATGCCGGGCGCCCAGCTCATGCGCAGCGCCTTGCCCGACACGATCGCGCACAAGGTCGATCTGGAAGGCCGCGGCGGCTCGCTGCAGGAAACCGTGCAGGCCGAAGCCGGGCATCTGGAAAAGAATCTCAAGGGCAAGGTCGGCGCGACCGGCGGCAGCCTGCCCGGCGGCTTCGGCGGCCTGCCCAATCCGCTCGACGCGCTGGCCGGCGCCAGCGCGGGCGGCGGCGGCGGCGACCAGGGCGTGGGCGCCGGCGGCGATCCGGCCCAGGTCCTGCCCGACGCCTTGCCCGAGCCGCAGGCGCAGTCGCGCGGCGGCGATCCCGCCGGCGGCCTCGGCGGCCTGACCGGCCTGCTGCCCGGCGCGATGCGCGACCTGCTGCCGAAACAGGCGCCGGCCGGCCGCGGCGACGCCGCGCCCGCGCCGCGCGGCGTAGAAGGCCGCCGGATCCGCGACGATGGCGGCGCGGTCGACGCCAGCCAAGACGACAAGCACGTGCGCTGA